One stretch of Rattus norvegicus strain BN/NHsdMcwi chromosome 12, GRCr8, whole genome shotgun sequence DNA includes these proteins:
- the Acads gene encoding short-chain specific acyl-CoA dehydrogenase, mitochondrial isoform X1 has translation MAMAAALLARAGGSLGRALRARDWRRLHTVYQSVELPETHQMLRQTCRDFAEKELVPIAAQLDKEHLFPTSQVKKMGELGLLAMDVPEELSGAGLDYLAYSIALEEISRGCASTGVIMSVNNSLYLGPILKFGSSQQKQQWITPFTNGDKIGCFALSEPGNGSDAGAASTTAREEGDSWVLNGTKAWITNSWEASATVVFASTDRSRQNKGISAFLVPMPTPGLTLGKKEDKLGIRASSTANLIFEDCRIPKENLLGEPGMGFKIAMQTLDMGRIGIASQALGIAQASLDCAVKYAENRHAFGAPLTKLQNIQFKLADMALALESARLLTWRAAMLKDNKKPFTKESAMAKLAASEAATAISHQVSTKPLGTAPFPSPVSGTSPSLCLFFLLGHPDPGRHGVRDRDASRALLPRCPHH, from the exons ATGGCCATGGCCGCTGCGTTGCTCGCCCGGGCCGGTGGCTCTCTCGGCAGAG CTCTCCGCGCTCGAGATTGGCGAAGATTACATACTGTTTACCAGTCTGTGGAACTACCTGAGACACATCAGATGTTGCGCCAGACATGCCGGGACTTTGCTGAGAAGGAGCTGGTCCCCATCGCTGCCCAGCTGGACAAGGAACATCTCTTCCCCACATCGCAG GTGAAGAAGATGGGGGAGCTCGGGCTGCTGGCCATGGATGTGCCAGAGGAGCTGAGTGGTGCTGGCCTGGATTACCTGGCCTACTCGATCGCCCTGGAGGAGATCAGCCGTGGCTGCGCCTCCACCGGAGTGATCATGAGTGTCAACAAC TCTCTCTACTTGGGACCCATCCTGAAGTTCGGATCCTCACAGCAGAAGCAGCAGTGGATCACCCCTTTCACCAACGGTGACAAAATCGGCTGTTTTGCCCTCAGTGAGCCAG GCAATGGCAGTGACGCGGGGGCCGCTTCCACCACTGCCCGGGAAGAGGGTGACTCCTGGGTCCTCAACGGCACCAAAGCCTGGATCACCAACTCCTGGGAGGCTTCTGCCACGGTGGTGTTTGCTAGCACCGACAGGTCCCGGCAGAACAAG GGTATCAGCGCTTTCCTGGTTCCCATGCCAACTCCTGGGCTTACGCTGGGCAAAAAGGAAGACAAGCTGGGCATCCGGGCCTCATCTACAGCTAACCTCATCTTTGAGGACTGTCGCATCCCCAAGGAGAACCTGCTCGGCGAGCCTGGGATGGGCTTCAAGATAGCCATG CAAACCCTGGACATGGGCCGCATTGGCATCGCCTCCCAGGCCCTGGGTATTGCCCAGGCCTCCCTGGATTGTGCCGTGAAGTACGCCGAGAACCGCCATGCCTTTGGGGCACCCCTCACAAAGCTCCAAAACATCCAG TTCAAGCTGGCAGACATGGCCCTGGCCCTGGAGAGTGCCCGCCTGCTGACCTGGCGCGCCGCCATGTTGAAGGACAATAAGAAGCCTTTCACCAAG GAGTCGGCCATGGCCAAGCTGGCTGCATCAGAGGCTGCTACTGCCATTAGCCACCAGGTGAGCACCAAGCCCCTGGGCACGGCCCCTTTCCCTTCCCCGGTGTCGGGGACTTCTCCCTCCTTGTGCCTGTTTTTCCTCTTAGGCCATCCAGATCCTGGGCGGCATGGGGTACGTGACAGAGATGCCAGCCGAGCGCTACTACCGAGATGCCCGCATCACTGA
- the Acads gene encoding short-chain specific acyl-CoA dehydrogenase, mitochondrial precursor encodes MAMAAALLARAGGSLGRALRARDWRRLHTVYQSVELPETHQMLRQTCRDFAEKELVPIAAQLDKEHLFPTSQVKKMGELGLLAMDVPEELSGAGLDYLAYSIALEEISRGCASTGVIMSVNNSLYLGPILKFGSSQQKQQWITPFTNGDKIGCFALSEPGNGSDAGAASTTAREEGDSWVLNGTKAWITNSWEASATVVFASTDRSRQNKGISAFLVPMPTPGLTLGKKEDKLGIRASSTANLIFEDCRIPKENLLGEPGMGFKIAMQTLDMGRIGIASQALGIAQASLDCAVKYAENRHAFGAPLTKLQNIQFKLADMALALESARLLTWRAAMLKDNKKPFTKESAMAKLAASEAATAISHQAIQILGGMGYVTEMPAERYYRDARITEIYEGTSEIQRLVIAGHLLRSYRS; translated from the exons ATGGCCATGGCCGCTGCGTTGCTCGCCCGGGCCGGTGGCTCTCTCGGCAGAG CTCTCCGCGCTCGAGATTGGCGAAGATTACATACTGTTTACCAGTCTGTGGAACTACCTGAGACACATCAGATGTTGCGCCAGACATGCCGGGACTTTGCTGAGAAGGAGCTGGTCCCCATCGCTGCCCAGCTGGACAAGGAACATCTCTTCCCCACATCGCAG GTGAAGAAGATGGGGGAGCTCGGGCTGCTGGCCATGGATGTGCCAGAGGAGCTGAGTGGTGCTGGCCTGGATTACCTGGCCTACTCGATCGCCCTGGAGGAGATCAGCCGTGGCTGCGCCTCCACCGGAGTGATCATGAGTGTCAACAAC TCTCTCTACTTGGGACCCATCCTGAAGTTCGGATCCTCACAGCAGAAGCAGCAGTGGATCACCCCTTTCACCAACGGTGACAAAATCGGCTGTTTTGCCCTCAGTGAGCCAG GCAATGGCAGTGACGCGGGGGCCGCTTCCACCACTGCCCGGGAAGAGGGTGACTCCTGGGTCCTCAACGGCACCAAAGCCTGGATCACCAACTCCTGGGAGGCTTCTGCCACGGTGGTGTTTGCTAGCACCGACAGGTCCCGGCAGAACAAG GGTATCAGCGCTTTCCTGGTTCCCATGCCAACTCCTGGGCTTACGCTGGGCAAAAAGGAAGACAAGCTGGGCATCCGGGCCTCATCTACAGCTAACCTCATCTTTGAGGACTGTCGCATCCCCAAGGAGAACCTGCTCGGCGAGCCTGGGATGGGCTTCAAGATAGCCATG CAAACCCTGGACATGGGCCGCATTGGCATCGCCTCCCAGGCCCTGGGTATTGCCCAGGCCTCCCTGGATTGTGCCGTGAAGTACGCCGAGAACCGCCATGCCTTTGGGGCACCCCTCACAAAGCTCCAAAACATCCAG TTCAAGCTGGCAGACATGGCCCTGGCCCTGGAGAGTGCCCGCCTGCTGACCTGGCGCGCCGCCATGTTGAAGGACAATAAGAAGCCTTTCACCAAG GAGTCGGCCATGGCCAAGCTGGCTGCATCAGAGGCTGCTACTGCCATTAGCCACCAG GCCATCCAGATCCTGGGCGGCATGGGGTACGTGACAGAGATGCCAGCCGAGCGCTACTACCGAGATGCCCGCATCACTGAGATCTATGAAGGTACCAGCGAAATCCAGAGACTGGTGATTGCCGGGCATCTGCTCCGGAGCTACCGGAGCTGA